GAGTATGACGCATGGGCATTAATGCAGCGTTTATATCCTCACGAGCGTGAAGTACCAACGATTGCAGTACGCGATGGTGTTCAAGCTCATGTCGATGATCTTGTTAGCGAGATAGGCTTATTTACTGCCTACTATGATGGTGAACCAGCCACTGAAATAGATGGCTACGCGGGCTACCTTATTCGCAGTAAACCTGCGTGTAAGAATGAAGGGGGAATTCATAGTGGTGAAGGTATTTTGGATTCTTTAGTACTGAATAATTGATAGTCAAAAATCATTATCGATTGAAAAAACACTTAGCGGCTCGGTTAGCGCTAAATACTTCGTCATTTCCGTGAAAACGGGAATCTTAGTGGTCTTTGAGTGAGCCTTAATTAAAGGCTATCAGCATTTTCTCAATAAACAGATAGCCTATCCCTTGTAACAACTGAGTATCACTAAGTTCACCAAATCGAATACTGGATTTCTGCTCTTTAACCGAGATGACGTTCCCTTCAAATGGATTATAGTGTGCCTGATCTTTAATAACTCTTAACCAATGCTCTCCTAACTTGCAGGCCTCACCATAAATAACGATGTCATTGACACTCATCGTCACTAAGAAATTGTAGATGCTGATCCCCAATGTGCTCGCGGCCTTATTGCAGAATCGACATACTAATGGGTCATTTTGCAAATACAGTTGGGCACATTGCTCAAATTCAAATTCATCGAGATAATACTGTTCATAGAAAAGTCGATTTTTAGTTTGCTTTCGAATGTCCGCTAACATCGCTTTTGTCGATGCCACAGTCTCGAGACAACCGTATCGACCGCAGCCACACTTTTTTCCATCTTGGTCGATGATTGAGTGGCCTATCTGTCCGCTTCCGTATAGCACACCTCTAAATATCTGATCATCAATTAGAAATGAAGAACCGATACCGTAGTCGACATTAATGACACAAAAGTCACGAGCATGATCAGGGTTTATCCATTTTTCTGCTAGTGCGAGCATCACACAGTCGTTATCCACGGTAACGTCTGTACCCAGTTGTTCTTCTAGGATGTACTTAAAATCAATCGGCGTATTCCATGGTGCTTGAGGCATGAACATAGAAGTTCCAGCATGGATATCAACCTGCCCATGCAAAGAGAGAGCAATCTTGAGTTTGCCTACATTCGCTTCTTTTACACAACGTCGATAAACGTCAATGACGGACTGGACGAGTTCTTCTGGAACCGCGGGAGAAACATTCCTTTCCCAACGGTCTAGGATAAGCTCCATTTTACCATTCACAACCAACGCTGAAATCGTTGTGGGCGTTACATGTAGGCAAATAATTGGGCTCGATTTATGAGAGATTTGATACACCCCACTCGAATTACCTCTTCCGGTATGTTTGGTTTGAACGTGTTCTACCCAACCCTTCTCCTCAAGAAAAAGAAGGATCTTGCTGATCGCAGGGATACTGAGCTCCAATAAATGAGATAGGCGAGACTTACTTAACTGTTTATATTGAAAAAGGAGTCTAATAATCAGCTTCGAATTGAACATTCTGACCGACTGATTGTTCATGCCTTTGAGCATTATAGACTCCCTCTTAATATTGAATAAAGCTACCCTTTCTCTGCTAGCCTCTGACGATACTGGTCTGCACCAACCGCAAGAAGTAGGATACCACCCCGGACTAGATACTGGTAAAAGGAATCGATATTAAGTAGGTTCAGAGCATTCTCTACCGTACCCATAATCAATACCCCGACAGCAACGCCAATAATACTTGCTTTACCACCATTTAATGATACGCCGCCAAGTACACAGGCTGATATGACACTGAGTTCAAAGCCTAACGATGCATTCGGTTGTCCACTGGTGATACGGGAAGCCAGTATCACCCCGGCAATAGCGCATATTGCACCTTGTAGAGCGAAATTAGTGATTCTTACTTTATCGACATCGACGCCCGCCAGTTTTGCAGCGTCGGCATTACCACCCACCGCCAATGCATTTCGTCCATAAGCCGTATTTTTAAGCAAGAAACCAAACACAACAAAACAGAGAATAGTAATCACTATTGGGGTCGGCATCCCTAAAATAGTAGACTGTCCTAACATGAAGAAGTCCATGTTTACTACACCGACAGCGTTACCTCCCGAAATAATATAGGCACCGCCTCGTACAATTTCCATCATAGCCAAGGTGGCAATAAGCGCATTTACGCGAACTTTAGTAACAAAAATTCCGTTCATAAGGCCAATAAAAATACCGGCTATCAATGCCCCAATAATACCTAATATAAAGCTGTCTGTTGCATTGACAATTAACGCCGCAAGCACGCCGTAGAAAGCCACTTGAGATCCTACCGACAAATCAAAGTCTTTCGATGCGAGGCAGAACATCATCGTACAGGCCACCATGCCTATCTGTGATATTGAAAGGCCAAGCCCCACCATGTTTCTTAGCGAAAAGAAATATGGGACAAATATCGCTAACGAAATAAATAACAATATATAGACAACAATGATGTTGAAATTTTCACTGCTACGAATCAACGACCATGTTGTGGCACTTCTACTCATGGGTAGTTCTATTTCAGTGGTCTTATTAACATCTGTGGTGCTATTAACCGTCGTCATACTGTCATCTCCTGTTCTGGGAAAGCCTTAGAAAGAATGCTCTCTTCTTGATATTCTTCACGCGTAAATTGAGCCGATATTTGATTTTCCCGCATGACATACAAACGGTCGGTGATGCCCATTACTTCAGGTAGTTCACTCGAAATTACGATAATTGAAATCCCCTTATTCGCTAGCTCATACAAGACGTTATAGATTTGATTTTTGGCGGAAACATCAATACCTCGAGTTGGCTCATCCACAATAAGTACATTCATACGAGGTTCAGATAACCAACGTGCTAGAATTACTTTTTGTTGATTCCCTCCAGAAAGGAACTGGATCTCTTTTTCAAGGGAGGGGGTTTTAATATCTAGCCGATCGACAAAGTGTTTGGCTTGCTCCATCTCCTTGCTTAGATTTAATATCCCACCAAGCTTCCAGAAGTTACGACGGCTACTGATGGTAATATTTTCCCAAACCGATCGAAAAGTAATATTCCCTTCTTTTTTTCGGTCCTCCGAGCAATACAAAATACCATTTTCAATAGCCCGTTTAGGCGTTAGCGTCGGAAGTGTTTTGCTATCTAAAGAGGCATCAATATGTTGACTAGATAACGCACCAATAATGGATTTCATTAATTCGGTTCGACCAGAACCAACCAACCCGAAAAAACCAAGAATCTCACTGTTTCGTACTGAAAATTGAACATTGTTAGGGAACAACTTGCTTTGAATATTATTGAGAGAAAAGCAGGTATCACCAAGGTCACGGGGAGAATAGGCATACATATCACCGAGGTTTCGACCTATCATTTTTTCTATAATTGTCTGGCGGTCGATCTGGGTTAGATCATCATATGAAATGACATGTTGTCCATCTTTCATCACAGTACATGAGCTACAAAGGTCAAATATTTCCGCCATTCGGTGAGAAATATAAATCAGTATTTTTCCTTGTTCTTGCAGCTGACGAACCACTCTAAAAAGCACCTCTGTTTCTGCGGCTGACAGGCTACTTGTCGGTTCATCTAAAGCAATGATATTGGCATTCAATATCATTGCTTTAGCAATCTCAACCATCTGTTGTTGACCCATTGAAAGCTTGCTGATTTTATCGGTTGGTAAGAAGCTTAGGCCAAGTTTTTTCAGCTGAACGTCGGCAAGTTGGTTCATTTTTTTCCAGTCGACTTTTCCTTTGTTTGTCGGGAGTCGACCTAAAAATATATTTTCTGCTACTGTCTGTTCAGGAACCAGTTGGAGCTCTTGGTGAATAATCGCGATGCCATTTTTTATCGCTTCACTAGGTGATCGGAAATGAACCGGTTTACCGTTAACCACAACCTGACCGGAGCTTGCTGGATGAATGCCGCCAAGCACCTTCATCAACGTACTTTTGCCTGCACCGTTAGCACCTATAAGACCGTGAATCTCTCCATGGCCAATAGAAAAGCTAATAGAGTCAAGTGCTTTAACGCCGGGGAAGTTTTTAGATACATCGCGAAATTCGAGTTGATTCTTCATTCGTATAATCCTTGGTGTGTTCGGGGTTATTCACCCCGAATTATCACAATTATAGACCTAACTCTTTACGCACTTCTTCGAAGTTATCTCGTGTGGCTAAATAACCAGAGGTATACACAAGCTTGTCAGGTTCAACACCATTGGCTACCCAGTTATACATGTTGAGAGATGTTTGATACCCGTGAGCTTTAGCACTCAAAATAATTGTGCCGTGAAAACCCGTGGCAACCGGCTTACGAAACTCGTTGATCGCTTCTTCCGTACCATTGATACCAAGTCCAATAATATTGTCCGATGAAATACCATTGCCTTCTAATGCCCGCACGCCACCAATAACTACTTGGTCATTCATGCCATACACTATCCATTTTTTAAACTCACCTTTTTGCGTAATAAGGCTGTTAGCGGAATTAAACGCTTGCTCGGTATTATCCAATCGATGAGGGGCTTCAAAAATATTTGCCGTTGGATAGTTGTTTTCGTTCAATACGTCCGTTGCACCTTTCGTGCGTTCATAGGCCGTTGGTAGCTGTTTGTAAGTTAAGGCCATAACAGCTACCTCGTTTTTGTCCCAACCACGTGAATCGATTTCAGCCAATAGTGCATCACCCACCTCTCGCCCAATGCTATAAGCAGAAATGCCCATATGAACGACGTCTTCAATCGGATTGCCATTCCCATCAATCAGGCGATCATCGACAGACATCAGTTTGAGGCCGTTTCGTTTCGCCGCCGCCACAACCGCTGGACCTAGTTTTACGTTTGGTACGCAAACAATGACGCCATCCGCTTGTTGTGTGCCCAGGTTATCCAACGCTGACATGAGTTTTTGTCCATCTTGCGCACCGATTTTGATCAGTTCAAACCCTTTTTCTTTTGCCGCAATTTCAGCGAACTTCCATTCATCTTGGAACCAACCTGCTTCTGGTTGTTTTACAATAAAACCGATCTTCTTCTTCGCTTCTGCGGCAACACCCAAAGAAATAGAACAAAGGGATGTTGTCAGTAATACCGTTCCGATGTTTTTGTAGAGGTTTTTCATAATGTTCCCTATTTTGTTAGACCAATGCGTTGGACTATAAACGCGCCTTATCACGTTAAGGATTCAGCGTTTCGCATTTTGCTTTATGTTTGTAAAGTACCGTTATTATTTAAATTAATGGTAATGCACTACTCTGTATATATTCTGATGTTTAATCACGCTATTAAGTAATCTATGTTTAGTATTAATGTGGTGGATGTTCAAAAAACGTTGTTAGCAGTGGCAAAAGTGAATCAATCAAGCGGGTCTTGCCATGCCCCGGCTCCAATTTAAGCAAGGCCGCTTTATCCTGTGTCGATGGCGTGATCCCAGTGTCCAATAACAAACCTTCTCCAAGCGAAGAGAGGTATCGAATAAACCGACAATGCACCTGATGATTTTGAATGATATCCCTATCAAATACATTCAGCTCAGGAAGCGAGACCGCGAAGAAGTCTTCGTAAACATCTTGAGATAGATGATCGTTTGCCCAATTTCTCATTACAGTAAAACGCTTCAGTGCACGGTCTTTTTCTCCTAATTTAGCAAGAGCCAGTGCTTGGAAGAACAGGTAATCAGCGGGTTGGTCATTGTAATAGCGACTTTCTGTTAACTCACTGGAGCCAAGCGTCGCCTTTTGCCAATACTGTTGTGCCTCTTGAGCATTACCACGTATTTCTGCAAGGCAACCGAGCATGAAATAGATGTCGTTGTCGCTTTGCCCCACTAGACGCCCTTCGCTTAAATTGTCTGGATAGGTTAGAGATTTAACCAATTGTTGCTTTGCGTTGGTGTACTTTCCGTCCGTTACGAGTTTTTCCGTTTGGCGTAATAATGCATTGATGTATTGTCCTGTGATTCGACCTTCACCACCTTCCCATGGATGGAATACTTTGCTTTCTAGCACGTCTAGTGCTCTGGCTTGATTCCCAGAAATATTAAGCAGTGCTATCCACTCGGCACTTAAGTCATCCCGCTTTAGCACAATACTCTGGTGCTTATTCAGCATGTCGAGTCTATCTTCAGGTGAGCGCCCTATCAGCTTGCTTAAATGATCTAGTTCGAAGAGCACTCTGGCGTCTTGAGAGTCAAGCTCCCACGCATAAGACATATGGCAGAGCGCACGTTCTAGATCTTGTTTTTTATTTGCATAGTAAACAGATAGATTGCGGTGACATTCTTTAAAATCAGGCCTAATAGTTAACGCATTCTTCCAAAGTAGCACCGCTTTTTCGTAAGACTTTTTGGCGTAATAGAAACACCCTAGTTGATAATCAACAAAAGGATTCCCAGCTAATTTTGTCAGTGCATACCACTCTATTTGTGTATTAGGGAAAAGTACGTTTTGACTAAACTCTTGTTCGGCTTTGGTCAATAAATGCTCATCCATTTCGCCGTCTAATGCTGTTTTAATGAGCAAAGAATTGGCGCCGCTGGCGTCGATCAGATCAATCGCTCTGATTGCACACGCCATTAAGCCAAGTGATTGATATAAGCCACTAACGTGGATGGCATTAGCTTGCCTTCTTTGGCACAAAGTCGAGAATATTTGCTTCGATTCATCCGAACTTGTAATTCGATACTTCTCAAAAAACAACGCATAGCCAAGTGGGAACTGTTGAATTGCCATATCAATGAAGCACTTAGCCTCGTCGGTTTTATCCAATTTATCTAGAATCACAGCCTTGATAAAAGCCGCGTGATAGCTGGTGCGATTAAGCTCTAGTGAGCGATTTATTTCTTCTAGCGCATCGGTGTATCGGTGCTGAATAAATGATAGGCGACTCGCCCCCATAAATCCGATATCACCACAGTTACCACTCCAAGTGGATTTATAGTAATCCTGATAGGCCAATTCGAGTTGCCCCATTTTTTCGTGAACACAACCTCGAAGAAAACTGGCGCGACCACAAGCCGGGTTTTTGTTATATCGATGGGCTCGATCTAGCGCGTTGTTTAATAGTGCTAATGAATTATCGTAGTCACACCGTTCGTACTCTCTATTCGCCAACGCAAGGTTGCAGCGATAATCCAGTGGGTCTCGATGCAGAGCTTCTTGGTAATAATCTTCTGATTGACCACTAGCATGATGATACTGTTCTAAATGTTGACCTATCAAATAAAGCTCTTCAATCGATGACACGTTTTGCGGAGCCAAAGGGGGTTGCGCTGGTTCAGGGATAGCTTCTTCAGCCGCATCGAGCTCTGTGTACGAAAGTACTTTTTGACCGTTTTGGGTGGTGACAACAATCGTTAGCTTTTCATTGCTTGAGTATTCAATGGTTTCCAAATGTACCTGACAAGGTTCAAAAGAGAATATCTCGTCAACGAGAACGGTATTGCTGGACTTAATGACGACTGAACAATTCTCTATTTGGGATATTGCATAGATACCCCATTCTATTTCTCTATCTTCTCTATGTAGTTTCAGCGCGAGATCTGTATTGGCTTGATGTACCGACCCTAATTGGCTGTATGGCAGGAAATTCTGCACGAAGACTTTTTCT
This portion of the Vibrio sp. VB16 genome encodes:
- a CDS encoding sugar ABC transporter ATP-binding protein, which produces MKNQLEFRDVSKNFPGVKALDSISFSIGHGEIHGLIGANGAGKSTLMKVLGGIHPASSGQVVVNGKPVHFRSPSEAIKNGIAIIHQELQLVPEQTVAENIFLGRLPTNKGKVDWKKMNQLADVQLKKLGLSFLPTDKISKLSMGQQQMVEIAKAMILNANIIALDEPTSSLSAAETEVLFRVVRQLQEQGKILIYISHRMAEIFDLCSSCTVMKDGQHVISYDDLTQIDRQTIIEKMIGRNLGDMYAYSPRDLGDTCFSLNNIQSKLFPNNVQFSVRNSEILGFFGLVGSGRTELMKSIIGALSSQHIDASLDSKTLPTLTPKRAIENGILYCSEDRKKEGNITFRSVWENITISSRRNFWKLGGILNLSKEMEQAKHFVDRLDIKTPSLEKEIQFLSGGNQQKVILARWLSEPRMNVLIVDEPTRGIDVSAKNQIYNVLYELANKGISIIVISSELPEVMGITDRLYVMRENQISAQFTREEYQEESILSKAFPEQEMTV
- a CDS encoding arabinose ABC transporter substrate-binding protein — its product is MKNLYKNIGTVLLTTSLCSISLGVAAEAKKKIGFIVKQPEAGWFQDEWKFAEIAAKEKGFELIKIGAQDGQKLMSALDNLGTQQADGVIVCVPNVKLGPAVVAAAKRNGLKLMSVDDRLIDGNGNPIEDVVHMGISAYSIGREVGDALLAEIDSRGWDKNEVAVMALTYKQLPTAYERTKGATDVLNENNYPTANIFEAPHRLDNTEQAFNSANSLITQKGEFKKWIVYGMNDQVVIGGVRALEGNGISSDNIIGLGINGTEEAINEFRKPVATGFHGTIILSAKAHGYQTSLNMYNWVANGVEPDKLVYTSGYLATRDNFEEVRKELGL
- a CDS encoding DUF5107 domain-containing protein, with product MESKARVWSETVVLPTYPTGAVDTNPLFLEKRVYQGSSGAVYPYGVIDSINDELIDKEYNAIFLENDYIKVMLLPELGGRIHKAYDKVRDRDFVYCNDVIKPALVGLIGPWISGGIEFNWPQHHRPTTYMPVDVNIRTHDDGSAEVWLGEVEHMYGLQISAGFKLYPNKALIEITGKVYNGNPTPRQFLWWSNPAVKGGEDHQSIFPPDVTAVYDHGKRDVSEFPIAKGTYYKVDYSPGTDISRYNNLPVPTSYMAAGSDYDFVGAYSHNEAGGLLHIANHHISPGKKQWTWGDCDFGLAWDKNLTDTGGPYIELMTGVFTDNQPDFTWIDSNEEKVFVQNFLPYSQLGSVHQANTDLALKLHREDREIEWGIYAISQIENCSVVIKSSNTVLVDEIFSFEPCQVHLETIEYSSNEKLTIVVTTQNGQKVLSYTELDAAEEAIPEPAQPPLAPQNVSSIEELYLIGQHLEQYHHASGQSEDYYQEALHRDPLDYRCNLALANREYERCDYDNSLALLNNALDRAHRYNKNPACGRASFLRGCVHEKMGQLELAYQDYYKSTWSGNCGDIGFMGASRLSFIQHRYTDALEEINRSLELNRTSYHAAFIKAVILDKLDKTDEAKCFIDMAIQQFPLGYALFFEKYRITSSDESKQIFSTLCQRRQANAIHVSGLYQSLGLMACAIRAIDLIDASGANSLLIKTALDGEMDEHLLTKAEQEFSQNVLFPNTQIEWYALTKLAGNPFVDYQLGCFYYAKKSYEKAVLLWKNALTIRPDFKECHRNLSVYYANKKQDLERALCHMSYAWELDSQDARVLFELDHLSKLIGRSPEDRLDMLNKHQSIVLKRDDLSAEWIALLNISGNQARALDVLESKVFHPWEGGEGRITGQYINALLRQTEKLVTDGKYTNAKQQLVKSLTYPDNLSEGRLVGQSDNDIYFMLGCLAEIRGNAQEAQQYWQKATLGSSELTESRYYNDQPADYLFFQALALAKLGEKDRALKRFTVMRNWANDHLSQDVYEDFFAVSLPELNVFDRDIIQNHQVHCRFIRYLSSLGEGLLLDTGITPSTQDKAALLKLEPGHGKTRLIDSLLPLLTTFFEHPPH
- the araH gene encoding L-arabinose ABC transporter permease AraH, which codes for MTTVNSTTDVNKTTEIELPMSRSATTWSLIRSSENFNIIVVYILLFISLAIFVPYFFSLRNMVGLGLSISQIGMVACTMMFCLASKDFDLSVGSQVAFYGVLAALIVNATDSFILGIIGALIAGIFIGLMNGIFVTKVRVNALIATLAMMEIVRGGAYIISGGNAVGVVNMDFFMLGQSTILGMPTPIVITILCFVVFGFLLKNTAYGRNALAVGGNADAAKLAGVDVDKVRITNFALQGAICAIAGVILASRITSGQPNASLGFELSVISACVLGGVSLNGGKASIIGVAVGVLIMGTVENALNLLNIDSFYQYLVRGGILLLAVGADQYRQRLAEKG
- a CDS encoding ROK family transcriptional regulator codes for the protein MLKGMNNQSVRMFNSKLIIRLLFQYKQLSKSRLSHLLELSIPAISKILLFLEEKGWVEHVQTKHTGRGNSSGVYQISHKSSPIICLHVTPTTISALVVNGKMELILDRWERNVSPAVPEELVQSVIDVYRRCVKEANVGKLKIALSLHGQVDIHAGTSMFMPQAPWNTPIDFKYILEEQLGTDVTVDNDCVMLALAEKWINPDHARDFCVINVDYGIGSSFLIDDQIFRGVLYGSGQIGHSIIDQDGKKCGCGRYGCLETVASTKAMLADIRKQTKNRLFYEQYYLDEFEFEQCAQLYLQNDPLVCRFCNKAASTLGISIYNFLVTMSVNDIVIYGEACKLGEHWLRVIKDQAHYNPFEGNVISVKEQKSSIRFGELSDTQLLQGIGYLFIEKMLIAFN